In the Anaerolineae bacterium genome, CGGTTTGATTAAACGCAAGCGCAAGCCTTCCGCTTTGGTTCTACTCAATTTGACAATCCTTGATGACCCTTAACTTGTAACCAATGCGGTAAGGGTAAATTGTAGTTTTTCCATAATTCTCTTCTCAAAAATTTTAATTTAGACGTTGTCCGTTTATAATTTTCTACCTTGCTACATCCAGATCGCTATTGGCCTACTATCAGCAAGGCCCGCCCATTCCATCCGGCCCCAGGCAGAGTTGGATGGTTTGACCGTTAACCGTAAGGATAACCTGCTGCACGTAATCGCCCTGGTCAACCACGGTAAAAAAGGTTACATCGCCGGTGGCCCCCGGCGCAACGGCAGTGCTGCGATCACCATAGCCGAAAAAGCAAAAACGTCCTGTTTTGCCGGTGGCTGTTACATAATCGGGGAGCCAGGCATGCGGTACGGTTATGTTGGTGTTATTGGTCAACAACAATTGCAGATGAAAGGCCCTCATCCGCGCTTTGTCGTTCCAGTTATTCTCACGATGGGCGCGGCAGGCATCGCCATCCCAGGGAGCGCCCCAAGGTTCCGTATATTTATGTTGCCCGCCAACTACCAAGATGTAACCGCCACTTGCGGCTGGGCCAGAGCCGGGTTGCCCACCTGAAGCAGCCCCTCCTCCCTGCTGTACAATCACCATCGGAGTAGGAGTGGGGAGAGTCACCCCTTCTTGACTGTTCAGGTCGTCAATATAAATCACGCCTTGACCGCTATAATCGTCGCTGCCGTCATCTAACACAATGGCGTGAAATGTGATAGGGTAATCAATAGCACCGTTGTTGGGACCGCCGATGTGACCACTGGGCCAGGGTTGAGCGGGGTCCAAAAAAGCAGTCATCTCTTGCCAGCCGGTGTGTTCAACCTGACCAAAGTTCATGCCCCAAGTTTGTCCGTTGGCATCTTTTACCCAAACATTAAGAAAATGTTCGGAGCCATCGCCATACACCCAGGCTGAAATAGCATTGGGGCGCCCGTCTAACCGCCGGTTTTGCAAAAAAACCACATAATCATTATCGGACGAGGGGAAGTTGTAATTCAACTGCCCGGCATAGCTACCGCTATGAACCTGTTCTGAAGAACGGGTAAATTCGCCGTAAGGTTGATCTCCCCGCTTCCAGTTGCTTACGCTTTCAAAATCTTGAAAAATACCCAGGGGGGCAGAGGGGAGAGAAACTTGAGACTTTGTGGTGGGAGATGGGGAGGGCATAGCCGTGGGAGAGGGGATAGGGGTAAACGTTGCGGCGGCAAGAGGTTCTGCTACCACAATTTCACACGACCCTTCGCCGGCCGGACCTGGCCCAAACGTATCCACCTGGCCATCGGGAGGGGCGATGTCCAGGCCATTGGAAATTTGGCGGCTGGTGTACCACTGAATGCGCAAAAAGTGCGAGCCAGGTTCCAAAAGCCCTAACTGATGCCACAAATTTAGAATAAAGTTTTCATCTTGATAATAGTTAAGGGTATCAATGGGCCGGCCATTGAGGGTGACATCATAATGGGCTGTGTTGATCCATTCAGTCAGATAGTCGGTTTCATCATCAGGCTCGGCCAGGGGATGCTGCCACCGGATATATACGGCTTCGTCAGCCGAGATTTCAATTTGGGTTTGGCAGAAGGGGTCTATTTCAGTCCCCTCTGGGGGAAGAGGTTGCTGCGGAACTTTCATCATGGCTATTCCCGGTACGCTTAAAGATTCCGGGGTGGCTGTGCTGGTGGCTGTTGGTTCCGGTTCGGGCGTAGCTGTGTCTGTGGGGGGAGGAGGTAATTGGGCTACCACAGGGGGAGGGGCAGCCTGGAGAACATTGGTGTAATATAAATATCCTAAGGCTCCTCCCACAATCAGCGCAGCAATCAGTACGGCCACCACAACCCATAACCAGGCCGCAACATAACTCTGAGGTTG is a window encoding:
- a CDS encoding FHA domain-containing protein, yielding MSSIPVIKLIIENGSTAGQVLTIGNQPKTIGRGSSNNVIIQDSSLSRVHARVKAGPQGLVVEDLGSTNGTYINNSQISGSAVGRSGDTIRLGTTITARIQVEGDGDEQETMMPGTVLADNPAAPVASDHTVIANQTVMAGGGPVETNATYVHASPPFHTHNQPQSYVAAWLWVVVAVLIAALIVGGALGYLYYTNVLQAAPPPVVAQLPPPPTDTATPEPEPTATSTATPESLSVPGIAMMKVPQQPLPPEGTEIDPFCQTQIEISADEAVYIRWQHPLAEPDDETDYLTEWINTAHYDVTLNGRPIDTLNYYQDENFILNLWHQLGLLEPGSHFLRIQWYTSRQISNGLDIAPPDGQVDTFGPGPAGEGSCEIVVAEPLAAATFTPIPSPTAMPSPSPTTKSQVSLPSAPLGIFQDFESVSNWKRGDQPYGEFTRSSEQVHSGSYAGQLNYNFPSSDNDYVVFLQNRRLDGRPNAISAWVYGDGSEHFLNVWVKDANGQTWGMNFGQVEHTGWQEMTAFLDPAQPWPSGHIGGPNNGAIDYPITFHAIVLDDGSDDYSGQGVIYIDDLNSQEGVTLPTPTPMVIVQQGGGAASGGQPGSGPAASGGYILVVGGQHKYTEPWGAPWDGDACRAHRENNWNDKARMRAFHLQLLLTNNTNITVPHAWLPDYVTATGKTGRFCFFGYGDRSTAVAPGATGDVTFFTVVDQGDYVQQVILTVNGQTIQLCLGPDGMGGPC